A region of Nakaseomyces glabratus chromosome M, complete sequence DNA encodes the following proteins:
- a CDS encoding uncharacterized protein (CAGL0M04125g~Ortholog(s) have role in establishment of cell polarity, mycelium development, spore germination and endoplasmic reticulum, fungal-type vacuole, hyphal tip, mitochondrion, plasma membrane localization), which yields MLYRTFKMIFGGVLALGTISVTAVYLVQNKLVYPSWAQGAREYVDTPASKNIPYKEVTLTTKDGIELQAWDIRNEETKSKSTVLILCPNAGNIGYFIPIIDIFYSQFGLNVFIYSYRGYGYSKGTPSEEGLKIDADRVMSYLATDDFHKTKKLILYGRSLGGANAIYIASKFSQLCDAVILENTFLSIRKVIPYIFPWISRFAFMCHEVWNSEEDMPHCNSEIPYLFLSGLEDEIVPPEHMKDLYDICPSGSKQIYEFPFGTHNTTIIQDGYWEIVRKFLEDNKFIEPAQ from the coding sequence ATGCTCTATCGAACATTCAAGATGATATTCGGTGGTGTACTAGCACTGGGCACTATATCTGTTACTGCAGTTTATCTGGTGCAGAACAAGCTAGTGTATCCGTCATGGGCCCAAGGTGCTCGTGAGTACGTGGACACGCCTGCTTCGAAGAATATCCCTTATAAGGAGGTTACGCTGACCACCAAGGATGGTATTGAGCTGCAAGCATGGGATATCAGGAACGAAGAGACAAAATCTAAATCTACAGTGCTCATACTATGCCCTAATGCAGGCAATATTGGGTATTTTATACCTATCATAGACATATTCTACTCTCAGTTTGGCCTCAATGTGTTTATATACTCATACAGGGGCTATGGTTACTCAAAAGGTACACCTAGTGAAGAAGGTTTAAAGATAGATGCAGATCGTGTGATGTCCTACTTGGCTACTGATGATTTCCAtaaaacaaagaaacttATACTGTATGGAAGATCACTAGGTGGTGCCAATGCTATCTACATTGCATCAAAATTCTCGCAATTGTGTGATGCAGTTATCCTGGAGAATACTTTCCTCAGTATTAGGAAAGTTATACCTTATATCTTTCCATGGATATCAAGGTTTGCATTTATGTGCCATGAAGTATGGAACTCTGAAGAAGACATGCCTCATTGCAATTCTGAGATTCCTTACTTATTTCTAAGCGGGTTAGAGGATGAAATAGTACCCCCTGAGCATATGAAGGACTTATACGACATATGTCCGAGCGGCAGTAAGCAGATTTATGAGTTCCCCTTTGGAACACACAACACTACTATTATTCAGGATGGATACTGGGAAATTGTACGGAAATTTCTAGAAGATAACAAGTTTATTGAGCCAGCTCAATGA
- the HXT14 gene encoding Hxt14p (CAGL0M04103g~Ortholog(s) have galactose transmembrane transporter activity, role in hexose transport and cell periphery, fungal-type vacuole, mitochondrion localization) — translation MEQVTIGVISLDSSPTENYTLNTAETRQSFQLSGKSEVNTIPGEKYEELKMKYIRQHTKAVVLCCLISFGGMILGWDIGTVGGVSIMPSFNNAFGDQTTIVSSAKELSNMKRGLYISIFNIGCALGGIMFSRLSNTVGRRVGILTAIAKYTLVLTVQLFSNGNFILLLASRFVLGVTVGAISVLVPMFVSESAPIKIRGALVVVYQLAITLGILFGNILNYMTNKHLSMVDPMNNMAWKIPMLFGYLWAAIVAVGACITPESVHFLAKIRNDYESAKISYSIMNNISVFDHETIDYVNNLLVKQDVYNENDLRNHKFEFLYGKPKYGKRLLIGIMVMAFQQLSGINYFFYYGTSLFKSVGIKDTYATAIILSSVNFISTFAGIYLVESLGRRSTLIYGSFGMFICMIFYASFGTLSLRKDLLSFVLIIVTCLFISIFAITIGPVSFVVVAELFPTRTRSVSMSICSSFNWLVNFAIALATPVIINRIGFLYGFFFAGCLLLATGFEAFFVPETKNKTEEEIDYMFQNNLKS, via the coding sequence ATGGAGCAAGTCACTATCGGTGTTATATCATTAGATTCATCTCCTACAGAAAATTACACGCTGAACACAGCAGAAACAAGGCAATCATTTCAGCTCTCTGGAAAGAGTGAAGTAAATACCATACCGGGagaaaaatatgaagaacTAAAGATGAAGTACATACGCCAGCACACTAAAGCAGTAGTATTATGTTGTTTAATATCATTTGGAGGAATGATACTAGGCTGGGACATCGGTACCGTGGGTGGTGTGTCGATAATGCCAAGTTTCAATAATGCATTCGGTGATCAAACGACGATTGTGTCCTCTGCAAAGGAACTCTCAAATATGAAAAGAGGTCTTTACATTTCCATATTCAACATTGGATGTGCCTTAGGTGGTATTATGTTTTCTAGGTTATCAAATACTGTGGGTCGTAGAGTAGGAATTCTAACCGCTATAGCAAAGTATACTCTTGTCCTGACGGTCCAGTTATTCTCAAATGGAAACTTTATCCTTCTTCTGGCATCTAGATTTGTATTGGGAGTAACTGTTGGCGCAATAAGTGTTTTGGTGCCGATGTTTGTATCAGAAAGTGCGCCAATTAAAATTCGAGGAGCATTAGTGGTAGTCTATCAACTAGCAATAACATTGGGAATACTCTTTGGAAATATACTAAACTACATGACTAACAAGCATTTGTCTATGGTAGATCCCATGAACAATATGGCATGGAAAATTCCGATGCTATTCGGTTACCTTTGGGCTGCCATTGTTGCAGTGGGCGCTTGTATTACCCCGGAATCTGTCCATTTCCTAGCCAAAATTCGTAATGATTATGAAAGTGCCAAAATATCATATTCGATCATGAACAATATTTCAGTATTTGACCATGAAACTATCGATTATGTTAACAACTTGCTAGTAAAGCAAGATGTGTATAATGAGAACGACCTTAGGAACCATAAATTTGAGTTTTTATATGGTAAGCCAAAATATGGAAAACGCCTACTTATTGGCATCATGGTGATGGCCTTTCAACAACTTTCTGGTATAAACTACTTCTTCTATTATGGAACCTCATTATTCAAAAGTGTTGGAATCAAAGATACATACGCCACGGCTATCATACTTTCATCAGTCAATTTTATTAGTACTTTTGCAGGCATCTACTTAGTGGAAAGCCTTGGAAGAAGATCTACACTAATTTATGGCTCATTTGGCATGTTCATATGTATGATATTTTATGCGTCTTTTGGAACTTTAAGTTTGAGAAAGGATCTATTATCATTCGTACTGATCATTGTTACATGCTTATTTATCTCGATCTTCGCCATAACTATCGGCCCAGTATCATTTGTAGTTGTAGCCGAATTGTTCCCAACAAGAACTAGATCCGTTTCAATGTCTATATGCTCTTCCTTTAATTGGCTAGTTAATTTCGCCATTGCTCTGGCAACACCAGTGATAATCAATAGAATAGGCTTCCTTTATGGGTTTTTCTTTGCAGGTTGTCTTCTATTAGCAACTGGATTTGAAGCATTCTTTGTACCAGaaactaaaaataaaacagaagaagaaatagaCTATATGTTCCAAAACAACTTGAAATCGTGA
- the PFS2 gene encoding cleavage polyadenylation factor subunit PFS2 (CAGL0M04081g~Ortholog(s) have role in mRNA polyadenylation, pre-mRNA cleavage required for polyadenylation and cytosol, mRNA cleavage and polyadenylation specificity factor complex, nuclear chromatin localization), which translates to MDQSAAVEGVPQKKYLTLRRSVDVSSSYNRLYYLKKHGLSLPPIEPETSFTANIMPPDAYKRNDRIVNLPTKFTHLSSNKVKHVIPAIQWSPEGRRLIVATFSGEFSLWNGSSFTFETIMQAHDTSVTTMKYSHAGDWMISGDADGTIKIWQPNFNMVKELDRIHTEGIRDVAFSNNDSKFVTCSDDNILKIWNFSNGQQERVLSGHHWDVRSCDWHPELGLIVSGSKDNLVKLWDPRSGQCVSTLLKFKHTVLKTRFQPTKGNLLAAISKDKSCRVFDLRASMNELMCVRDEVDFMELEWSTINESMFTVGCYDGSLKHFDLGQDTEKPIHIIPFAHEKCISAIAYNPVGHILATAAKDRTIRFWTRARPVDPNAFDDPTYNNKKMTGWFFGINNDINAVREKSEYGAAPPPASTAFPQQTQYNNNISRVPEIKEPTPTTDKEQRTSILPGLSI; encoded by the coding sequence ATGGATCAAAGTGCTGCTGTGGAAGGTGTTCCTCAGAAGAAGTATCTAACACTCAGGAGATCGGTTGATGTGAGTTCTTCGTATAATAGACTGTACTATTTAAAGAAACATGGGCTCTCACTCCCGCCTATAGAACCTGAAACTTCGTTTACTGCTAATATCATGCCACCCGATGCGTACAAGCGTAATGATAGGATAGTTAATCTGCCGACGAAATTTACACATTTGAGTTCCAATAAGGTTAAGCATGTTATTCCAGCAATCCAATGGTCTCCTGAGGGGAGAAGACTAATTGTTGCAACTTTCAGTGGTGAATTCTCGCTTTGGAATGGTTCATCTTTTACATTTGAGACTATTATGCAGGCTCATGATACCTCAGTGACAACAATGAAATATTCCCATGCTGGAGATTGGATGATTAGTGGTGACGCAGATGGTACAATCAAAATATGGCAGCCTAATTTCAATATGGTGAAGGAATTAGATCGAATTCACACAGAAGGTATTAGAGACGTGGCTTTTAGTAATAATGATTCCAAGTTTGTTACTTGTTCTGAtgataatatattaaaaatttggaaTTTTAGCAATGGCCAACAAGAAAGAGTACTATCTGGACATCATTGGGATGTCAGGAGTTGTGACTGGCATCCAGAGTTAGGACTGATAGTATCAGGATCAAAAGATAATTTAGTTAAACTTTGGGATCCGAGATCTGGCCAGTGTGTATCTACATTACTAAAATTCAAACATACTGTACTTAAAACTAGATTTCAACCGACAAAGGGCAATTTGCTGGCAGCTATCTCCAAGGATAAGTCTTGTAGAGTATTTGATCTTCGTGCAAGCATGAACGAATTAATGTGTGTTCGTGATGAAGTTGATTTCATGGAACTGGAATGGAGTACTATAAACGAATCGATGTTTACCGTTGGATGCTATGACGGCTCTTTAAAACATTTTGATCTCGGCCAAGATACGGAAAAGCCCATTCATATAATACCGTTTGCACATGAAAAGTGCATATCAGCAATTGCATACAATCCTGTGGGCCATATCCTAGCCACTGCCGCCAAGGATAGAACCATTCGATTTTGGACAAGAGCAAGGCCTGTCGATCCAAATGCCTTTGATGATCcaacatataataataagaaaatGACTGGTTGGTTCTTTGGTATCAATAATGATATCAATGCTGTACGTGAAAAGTCTGAATACGGCGCAGCTCCGCCACCAGCGTCAACAGCATTCCCACAACAAACTCAGTACAACAATAACATCTCCAGAGTACCAGAAATCAAAGAACCGACACCAACAACTGATAAGGAACAAAGGACTTCTATTCTTCCAGGATTGAGTATATAA
- the PHA2 gene encoding prephenate dehydratase PHA2 (CAGL0M04059g~Ortholog(s) have prephenate dehydratase activity, role in L-phenylalanine biosynthetic process and cytosol, nucleus localization), with protein MTVKVLFLGPEGTYSHQAAIQQFSHLVDYNVVYEAVDSIPSCVDKLIEHDNDIEDVDLYSVVPLENSTNGQVVFTYDILRNLMQGSNGTNMRIRENQVVAPITIVGEQYVSILHCLISPDPSIGIESLQNYDTLKIYSHPQVWGQVSKYLVELQKRFPNLKLERINCNSTSEAVLQAAEEQSSSQSSGILNLAIASEIAASIYQCYIIQHSINDILGNTTRFLVFKKKSNHRRLLAPPSATPQRVSLLTFTIKQDDPGSLVEVLSVLKDFSLNMCSISSRPYLLRSEQISQQGENFRRRNWQYIFFIEFYIEQDKEFDKDKFCDRIDALCGDWCHWGRFPRDICYYKNTA; from the coding sequence ATGACGGTGAAAGTTCTTTTCCTGGGTCCTGAGGGTACTTACTCGCATCAGGCAGCTATCCAGCAGTTTAGTCATCTGGTTGATTATAACGTAGTGTATGAAGCTGTGGATTCCATTCCTTCTTGTGTGGATAAGTTAATCGAGCATGACAATGACATAGAAGACGTCGATCTGTATTCGGTGGTGCCATTGGAGAACTCCACAAATGGACAGGTAGTTTTTACTTATGACATTTTAAGAAATCTTATGCAAGGTAGTAACGGCACAAATATGAGGATTCGAGAGAATCAAGTGGTTGCTCCAATTACAATTGTGGGAGAGCAATATGTTTCAATTCTACATTGTTTGATTAGTCCTGATCCGAGCATAGGCATTGAGTCATTACAAAATTACGATACTTTAAAGATATATAGCCATCCCCAAGTGTGGGGACAGGTATCAAAGTATCTGGTCGAACTACAGAAAAGATTTCCAAACTTGAAGCTGGAGAGAATAAATTGTAACTCAACCTCGGAAGCAGTCCTACAAGCAGCTGAGGAACAATCGTCAAGCCAATCTTCTGGTATTTTAAACCTAGCAATTGCGAGTGAGATCGCTGCATCGATTTACCAGTGTTATATTATTCAACACAGCATCAACGATATACTGGGTAATACCACAAGATTTTTGgtattcaaaaagaaatctaaTCATAGAAGATTACTGGCACCTCCTTCTGCCACACCACAACGAGTGTCTTTACTGACTTTCACCATAAAGCAAGATGATCCTGGTTCTTTGGTAGAGGTTTTGTCTGTTCTAAAGGACTTTTCTTTAAATATGTGCTCCATAAGTTCAAGACCTTACTTGTTGAGATCTGAACAGATATCGCAACAGGGAGAAAACTTTAGAAGGCGGAATTGGCAATACATATTCTTTATCGAATTCTACATAGAGCAGGATAAAGAATTTGATAAAGACAAATTCTGCGATCGTATTGATGCCTTGTGCGGAGATTGGTGCCATTGGGGAAGATTTCCTAGAGATATATGCTATTATAAGAACACTGCgtga